The Daucus carota subsp. sativus chromosome 7, DH1 v3.0, whole genome shotgun sequence genome window below encodes:
- the LOC108196168 gene encoding protein PLASTID MOVEMENT IMPAIRED 1-RELATED 1 has product MSRIEARKRMGEDGGKGKLLNDIQSLSKALNIDKTQPNTSLKNPSKSNFKDTSSNQEPSSKDKKSMWSWKGFKALTGALNKRFNCSFSLHVHLVQGLPPECDGLSLRVHWKRRDTEFTTRPARVLDGVSEFEQQLTHVCSVYGSRNGSRSSAKYEARHFLLYVSVVGRPELDLGKHRLDLTRLLPLNLEELEEEDSSGKWTTSFKLSGIAKGATLNVSFGYTVVENNAVRPATHSDLPRGLSLRENRDDDSALRRGKTLPSRSHVLSHSVREVKDLHEVLPAARSTLSDSVNILYQKFDEEKLSISVEKPKLQYMKPKSYTDDTEEDNVKTQCEVSAQSEIPDLEYMNTKSYTDDADEDNVKTQCEVSAQSETPDLEYMEPKSHTDDADEDKVQTHCEVTAQSLEEHNTVLLTEEKVKLGLDIVKSTVGSLQHNLDINVGSPDRVASEEDTKIQESQGHIDDFVETDFNFKEDDFCNTDSLMKELESALSSVSNLLKESSDSQEDECQILSEEKYLGAESIDKVSGVEKSISMDDVTDSAACEFLDMLGIEHSPFGLSSESEPESPRERLLRQFEKDSLANGCSLFNFDDELDMTEFGDDILSGSGLGSISEDVHHSSKGELYENANVDTQALGRKTRASVLENMETEALMREWGLNEKAFQCPPPDSSGGFGSPIDLPLEQPIPLPSLGEGLGSIVQTKDGGFLRSMSPELFRNAKVGGSLVMQVSSPVVVPAEMGSGITEILQGLASVGIEKLSMQATKLMPLEDISGKMMQHITWEANPSLEAPERQVPLQQDSEVDRNLYSGEENAKRSSSRLRSSKRSSNSFNHHVDSECVSLEDLAPLAMDKIEALSVEGLRIQSGLSNDDAPSSVTSHFTGQSSALKGEMVNIGGSLGLEGAGGLQLMDVKDNSDDDGGLMGLSLTLDEWMRLDSGVIDDEDQISERTSKILAAHHATPGDRFHGKSNGDKKRGKGSRKCGLLGNNFTVALMVQLRDPLRNYEPVGTPMLALIQVERLFVPPKPKIYCNVSEIRPYIDDEDESEPTAKEVMGEKMQEEEVIPVFKINEVHVAGLISEPGKKKAWGSKTQQQSGSRWLIANGMGKSNKFPVTKSKAPAKTSPEMTRIQPVETLWSISSRVGAKLKELASLNSPIRNPDVIIPQNDTLKLH; this is encoded by the exons ATGTCAAGAATAGAGGCTAGGAAGAGAATGGGGGAGGATGGTGGCAAGGGGAAATTGTTAAATGATATTCAATCTTTAAGTAAAGCTTTAAACATTGATAAAACCCAACCAAACACTTCTTTGAAGAACCCCTCTAAATCAAATTTCAAGGACACTAGTAGTAATCAGGAGCCTTCTTCCAAGGACAAGAAGTCCATGTGGAGTTGGAAGGGATTTAAGGCTTTGACCGGGGCTCTCAACAAACGATTCAATTGTTCTTTCTCCCTTCATGTTCATTTGGTTCAAGGCTTGCCGCCTGAGTGTGATGGTCTTAGTCTTCGTGTTCATTGGAAAAGACGGGATACGGAATTCACTACTCGTCCAGCCAGGGTTTTGGATGGAGTTTCTGAGTTTGAACAACAATTGACACATGTGTGTTCGGTTTATGGTAGTAGAAACGGGTCTCGCAGTTCGGCAAAGTATGAGGCCAGACATTTCTTGTTATATGTATCTGTGGTGGGGCGTCCTGAACTCGATTTGGGAAAGCATCGGCTTGACCTTACTAGGCTGCTACCTCTTAATTTGGAAGAATTGGAAGAGGAGGATAGCTCTGGGAAGTGGACTACCAGTTTTAAATTGTCGGGTATTGCTAAAGGTGCAACCTTGAATGTCAGTTTTGGGTATACGGTCGTTGAAAATAATGCTGTTAGGCCTGCTACCCACAGTGATCTCCCTAGGGGATTGAGTTTGAGGGAGAATAGGGATGATGATAGTGCACTAAGGCGAGGTAAAACCCTTCCTAGTAGGTCTCATGTGTTGTCTCATTCGGTAAGAGAAGTAAAGGATCTGCATGAGGTTTTGCCAGCAGCAAGGTCAACACTCTCTGATTCAGTGAATATATTGTATCAAAAATTTGATGAAGAGAAACTAAGTATATCAGTTGAAAAACCTAAGCTTCAGTATATGAAACCAAAATCATACACAGATGACACCGAGGAAGACAATGTTAAAACCCAGTGTGAAGTTAGCGCCCAAAGTGAAATACCTGACCTCGAGTATATGAATACAAAATCATACACAGATGACGCTGATGAAGACAATGTTAAAACCCAGTGTGAAGTTAGCGCCCAAAGTGAAACACCTGACCTCGAGTATATGGAACCAAAATCACACACAGATGACGCTGATGAAGACAAAGTTCAAACCCACTGTGAAGTAACTGCTCAAAGTTTGGAGGAGCATAATACAGTATTGTTGACTGAGGAAAAGGTAAAGCTGGGGTTGGATATTGTGAAGTCTACTGTTGGTTCCCTGCAACATAATCTTGATATTAATGTTGGCAGCCCTGATAGAGTAGCTTCCGAGGAGGACACCAAGATACAAGAATCTCAGGGTCACATTGACGACTTTGTGGAGACTGACTTTAATTTTAAGGAAGATGACTTCTGCAACACAGATTCTCTCATGAAAGAACTTGAATCGGCGTTGAGCAGTGTCTCAAATTTACTGAAAGAAAGCTCTGATTCTCAAGAAGACGAATGTCAAATTTTAAGCGAAGAGAAATATTTAGGGGCTGAATCAATTGACAAAGTGAGTGGCGTGGAGAAGTCTATCAGCATGGATGATGTCACAGATTCTGCTGCTTGTGAATTCTTAGACATGCTGGGAATAGAACATAGTCCTTTTGGCCTGAGTTCTGAGAGTGAGCCCGAGTCCCCTAGAGAGCGTCTGCTGAGACAATTTGAGAAGGATTCTCTGGCCAACGGCTGTTCGCTATTTAACTTTGATGATGAATTGGATATGACAGAATTTGGTGATGATATTCTCTCTGGATCTGGTTTGGGGTCCATCTCTGAAGACGTCCATCATTCATCAAAAGGGGAACTGTATGAAAATGCCAATGTAGATACTCAAGCATTAGGGAGAAAAACAAGGGCCTCTGTGTTGGAAAATATGGAGACGGAAGCATTAATGCGGGAGTGGGGTTTGAATGAGAAGGCTTTTCAGTGTCCTCCACCTGATAGCTCTGGGGGATTTGGAAGCCCTATTGATCTCCCTCTGGAACAGCCCATTCCACTGCCATCCCTTGGAGAAGGCTTAGGTTCAATTGTTCAGACTAAGGATGGAGGTTTTTTACGCTCAATGAGCCCCGAGCTTTTTAGGAATGCAAAAGTTGGTGGAAgtttggtcatgcaggtttctagtCCTGTCGTGGTACCTGCTGAAATGGGTTCTGGAATAACGGAGATACTACAGGGTCTGGCTTCAGTTGGAATCGAAAAGCTTTCGATGCAGGCGACTAAATTGATGCCTTTGGAAGATATAAGCGGGAAGATGATGCAACACATCACATGGGAGGCTAACCCCAGTTTAGAGGCCCCCGAAag ACAAGTTCCGCTGCAGCAGGATTCTGAGGTTGACCGAAACCTATACTCTGGAGAAGAAAATGCGAAAAGAAGTTCATCTCGTCTCAGGTCAAGTAAGCGTTCATCCAATTCGTTTAATCATCATGTGGACTCTGAATGTGTATCCCTAGAAGATCTTGCTCCTTTGGCGATGGACAAGATTGAAGCCCTCTCAGTGGAAGGATTGAGAATACAATCTGGCTTGTCAAATGACGATGCACCTTCAAGCGTTACCTCACATTTTACTGGTCAATCTTCTGCTCTCAAGGGAGAGATGGTCAATATTGGTGGCTCATTAGGTTTGGAGGGTGCTGGTGGCCTGCAACTGATGGACGTCAAAGACAACAGTGATGATGATGGGGGTTTAATGGGTTTATCTTTAACTCTTGATGAATGGATGAGATTGGATTCGGGTGTAATTGATGATGAAGATCAAATCAGTGAGAGAACCTCGAAGATTCTTGCGGCTCATCATGCTACTCCCGGTGACAGGTTTCATGGGAAGTCTAATGGGGATAAAAAACGAGGTAAAGGCTCCAGAAAGTGTGGTTTGTTAGGGAACAACTTCACAGTGGCATTAATGGTGCAATTACGTGATCCGTTACGGAACTATGAACCTGTTGGTACCCCAATGCTTGCACTCATTCAAGTTGAAAGATTGTTTGTCCCCCCTAAGCCAAAGATATACTGCAATGTTTCAGAGATTAGGCCTTAcattgatgatgaagatgagtctgAGCCTACAGCGAAGGAAGTAATGGGAGAGAAGATGCAAGAGGAGGAAGTGATTCCAGTGTTCAAAATCAATGAAGTTCATGTCGCTGGGTTGATAAGTGAGCCTGGTAAGAAGAAGGCTTGGGGTTCTAAAACTCAACAACAGTCTGGATCTCGTTGGTTGATTGCTAATGGAATGGGAAAGAGCAATAAATTTCCAGTAACGAAATCAAAGGCACCTGCTAAAACTTCTCCAGAAATGACTAGAATACAACCTGTGGAGACTTTATGGAGCATCTCGTCTCGGGTAGGGGCTAAACTGAAGGAATTAGCTTCCCTGAATTCTCCTATTCGCAATCCAGATGTTATCATCCCACAGAATGATACTCTCAAGTTACACTGA
- the LOC108196157 gene encoding PHD finger protein ALFIN-LIKE 4, with translation MESNVPRTVEEVFTDFKARRTALIKALTTDVAEFYQLCDPEKENLCLYGYPNKQWEVNLPAEEVPPELPEPALGINFARDGMKEKDWLALVAVHSDTWLLSVAFYFGSRFGFDRADRNRLFGMINDMATVYEVVAGIGKKNPREKSAVSNQSSTKAKSNTRGRGSESQGKYSKMQGKDSDEEGQEEEEEHGDTLCGACGGDYAADEFWICCDVCEKWFHGKCVKITPARAEHIKQYKCPSCSSSKKLRP, from the exons ATGGAAAGCAACGTTCCTCGAACCGTGGAAGAGGTGTTCACAGACTTCAAAGCTCGCCGCACCGCCTTAATCAAAGCCCTCACCACCG ACGTTGCTGAGTTCTACCAGCTTTGCGATCCTG AGAAAGAGAATCTTTGTCTGTATGGATATCCTAATAAACAATGGGAAGTCAATTTGCCTGCCGAAGAGGTACCACCAGAGCTTCCCGAGCCTGCTTTAGGTATTAACTTTGCAAGAGATGGGATGAAAGAAAAGGACTGGTTAGCACTTGTTGCGGTCCACAGTGATACATGGCTACTTTCCGTAGCCTTCTATTTTGGAAGCAGATTTGGTTTTGACAGAGCTGACAG GAATCGTCTTTTTGGTATGATAAACGATATGGCAACAGTTTATGAAGTTGTTGCTGGAATTGGCAAGAAAAATCCGAGGGAGAAGTCAGCAGTTTCAAATCAAAGTAGCACCAAGGCCAAGTCAAACACAAGAGGG CGAGGTTCTGAATCACAAGGAAAATATTCAAAGATGCAAGGAAAAGACTCTGATGAAGAGGGAcaggaagaagaagaggagcACGGAGACACTTTGTGTGGAGCATGTGGGGGGGACTATGCTGCAGATGAGTTTTGGATTTGTTGTGATGTGTGTGAGAAGTGGTTCCATGGGAAGTGTGTGAAGATCACCCCAGCCAGGGCTGAGCATATCAAGCAATATAAGTGCCCATCTTGTAGCAGTAGCAAGAAACTTAGGCCATGA
- the LOC108196156 gene encoding alpha/beta hydrolase domain-containing protein WAV2 has translation MMEGYWSLILYGIGGILATSVGLLVAFQEKLIYVPVVPGLTKSYPITPARLRLLYEDVWLRSSDGVKLHAWFIKLAPDSRGPTIVFFQENAGNIAHRLEMVRIMLQRLQCNVFMLSYRGYGASDGFPSQEGIINDSQAALDHLIQRTDIDKSRLVVFGRSLGGAVGAVLCKNNPDKIGALILENTFTSILDMAGVLLPFLRYFIGGSSSKGPKVLNRFVRSPWSTIDVVGQIKQPILFLSGLRDEMVPPTHMQMLYAKAAAHNRSCQFVDFPNGMHMDTWISGGDHYWRTIQSFLEENVPEKDE, from the exons ATGATGGAGGGTTACTGGAGTCTAATACTGTATGGAATCGGAGGAATATTGGCGACAAGTGTGGGATTATTAGTAGCGTTTCAGGAGAAACTGATATACGTGCCGGTGGTTCCAGGTCTAACCAAGTCTTATCCAATTACTCCCGCTCGTCTTCGTCTTCTTTACGAAGATGTCTGGCTCAGATCTTCTGACGGTGTTAAGCTTCACGCCTGGTTCATTAAGCTCGCTCCTGATTCCCGTG GGCCGACTATTgtgttttttcaagaaaatgcTGGAA ATATCGCCCACCGGCTTGAAATGGTTCGCATAATGTTACAGAGACTACagtgcaatgtttttatgcttTCTTATAGAGG GTATGGTGCTAGTGATGGCTTCCCATCTCAAGAAGGCATTATCAATGATTCCCAG GCTGCACTGGatcatctgattcagaggacaGACATTGACAAATCTAGATTAGTAGTATTCGGAAGGTCACTAGGAGGTGCAGTAGGAGCTGTACTGTGTAAAAACAATCCTGACAAG ATTGGTGCACTGATACTGGAGAACACTTTCACTTCCATCCTAGACATGGCTGGAGTTCTGTTGCCTTTTCTGAGATATTTTATTGGTGGAAGTAGTTCGAAGGGTCCTAAAGTTCTAAATCGTTTTGTTCGTTCTCCTTGGAGTACAATTGATGTTGTTGGGCAG ATCAAGCAGCCGATTCTTTTTCTTTCCGGGTTAAGAGATGAAATGGTTCCTCCAACACACATGCAGATGCTATATGCTAAAGCAGCTGCACATAACAGAAGTTGCCAATTTGTGGATTTTCCTAATGGCATGCATATGGACACATGGATCTCTGGAGGTGATCACTATTGGAGAACTATTCAATCGTTTTTGGAAGAAAATGTGCCAGAGAAAGATGAATGA
- the LOC108194199 gene encoding protein Brevis radix-like 4, whose amino-acid sequence MLPCMPRSKQPTTTPHDEGEHSPDDHHIKFSDRIPPLHPNTKLQQSTRTITSQIKDMALKASGAYRNCAPCTGPMTQPQRQKSFSESDSGSDKFRWSYRRTGSSNSGKVWGKEMEARLKGISSGEATPASTLFSASGRRVEPVVLVEENEPKEWVAQVEPGVLITFVSLPPAGNHLKRIRFSREIFNKWQAQKWWVENYDKVMELYNVQRLNKQAFPLPSPPRSEDDQSLKIESLQGSPVTPPLNKERLPRTLYRPMGMGYSSSDSFEQHPMHSRHNNDSCGLTATPKLSSISGTKTDTSSMDASIRTSSSRDADCSGDLSISNASDLETEWVEQDEPGVYITIRALAGGARELRRVRFSREKFGEMHARLWWEENRSRIHKQYL is encoded by the exons ATGTTGCCGTGCATGCCTCGTTCAAAGCAACCCACCACCACTCCTCATGATGAAGGTGAACACTCTCCCGATGATCACCACATTAAATTCTCCGACAGAATTCCGCCTCTTCACCCTAACACTAAACTACAACAATCTACCAGAACCATCACTTCTCAG ATCAAGGACATGGCGTTGAAAGCATCAGGTGCTTATCGGAACTGCGCTCCATGTACGGGTCCAATGACTCAGCCTCAACGTCAGAAAAGTTTTAGTGAGTCGGATTCAGGATCAGACAAGTTCCGATGGTCTTATCGTCGCACAGGCAGCTCAAATTCAGGAAAGGTTTGGGGGAAGGAAATGGAGGCGAGATTGAAGGGGATTTCGAGTGGCGAGGCAACTCCAGCATCGACTCTGTTCTCCGCCAGTGGACGCCGAGTTGAACCCGTGGTGTTGGTAGAGGAAAATGAGCCTAAAGAGTGGGTTGCTCAAGTGGAGCCTGGTGTTCTCATTACTTTTGTCTCCCTGCCACCTGCCGGTAATCACCTTAAACGTATTCGCTTCAG TCGAGAGATCTTTAACAAATGGCAAGCTCAGAAGTGGTGGGTTGAGAATTATGATAAAGTAATGGAGCTTTACAATGTCCAGAGGTTAAACAAGCAAGCATTCCCCCTTCCATCCCCTCCAAGATCTGAAGATGATCAG AGCTTGAAAATTGAATCTCTTCAAGGCAGCCCCGTTACACCACCATTGAATAAAGAACGGCTACCTCGTACCTTATATCGGCCAATGGGAATGGGGTACTCATCCTCGGACTCCTTTGAACAACATCCTATGCACTCACGCCATAACAATGATTCGTGTGGGCTTACTGCAACTCCCAAACTCTCTAGCATTAGTGGCACAAAAACAGATACATCATCAATGGATGCATCTATAAGGACTAGCTCATCAAGAGATGCAGATTGCTCAGGAGATTTATCAATCAGCAACGCCAGTGATCTCGAGACTGAATGGGTTGAGCAGGATGAGCCAGGTGTTTATATTACAATTAGAGCCTTGGCAGGTGGTGCAAGGGAGCTCAGACGTGTAAGATTCAG CCGAGAAAAGTTTGGGGAGATGCATGCAAGACTTTGGTGGGAGGAAAACCGATCCAGGATACACAAGCAGTATTTATGA